TGTACCGAAAAAAGGTGTAAAATTCCAGAGTGACAAACCAATGGCATCAGAACTGAAGAGACCAACACCAGTGGTTGAGAAGTCTAAACATAGTCTGAAGAGTAGTGTTCCTGATGTCATATTGAGAAAACCGACCGTGTTTAATGAGGATGATGTTGAAGATAAGCCATCAAAGTTGAGAATTAAACGGAACTTGTCCCTACAAATGAGCAACCAGCAGGTGATGAAGGAGAGATTCAGTGACATGACATTGTTGAGAAAGCCTCAACCGACTGAGGTCAATAGTAATCTTTCCAGAGAAGTAGACCCTACAAATGACTCTGGATCTGTACGTGGTCGAAATAGTGAACTGCAGATGCAAAATGAAGAGATAAAGGTTGAAGGAAATGATTTCACACTAATGAAGAAGCCTGAGGCTGTGACTGATAATCACGGACAAGTTGGCTATTCTGAAGCTCTTACCACTGCTGATGGAGGGGAGAAAGGCTTGGAATCTGTATCTGGGGAGACTACTGCAACTACAGGAGAATTTGAAGCATCTTCAGCAAGTGCTGATGTACCTCTTTATAGAGCTGAACCAAAGGATGATGTTGTCTTAGGTAAAGATCTAgattctttttcgctttttcttTGGTGGGATATGTGGATTAATATGATGATTGTTCTTTCAAGGATCGCAGCTGCATGAGAAGAACAATGTTGATTCTGGTGTCAATTTTGCTATGACGACCGCACTACAGGGAAAACCAAAGAGGTGTCTTAAATTGATTCCAAATTCTTTAGATTTTAGTGAGTTTTGTGCCTTGaatcttttgaatttgtttTGAATGACAACATTTTAAGTGCAGAATGGGTGAAAATATAAGAGGAATCTCAAACAGTGACAGAGTGGAGGCATCAACTCCAGCCTTTGACCATCATGGTGATGATTTTGAACTTGGGAGTGTATCTGGGAACCCTGCATTGGAGGTAATATGTTATAAATAATTGACACATTCTTTTGGCTAGTGAGAGAGATGCCCTTCAAAAATTTGGCTATTCTGTTTGGCTATAGGACCGTGAAGATGCTGATTGGACACGAGCTGAACACCTGGTTAGGACAGGTGAAAGAGAAGAAGTGGAGTTACTAAGCTCTAGCACCCGAGGTTTTGTTGTAAGTTAATTAGTGGAGACTTTTCTGGTCCTTATGctgatttgttttcctttgctgTGTCAAATTGCAGACCCGCATGTAGCAactattttgttttattggtttGTGTTAATTGTCCTGAAATTGGTTCAATAACTGCAGGTGTCTTTTGGTTCATTGATAGGATTTTTGCCATACCGCAGTCTTGCCGCCAGGTGGAAGTTCTTAGCATTTGAATCATGGCTAAGTCAGAAGGGATTAGACCCATCAAAGTACAGGCAAAACCTTGGAGTTATAGGAAGTTATGATGTTTCGGGCAACAGTAGTTCTACCAGCAAACGTCTAAATCCAGAAGATGTTCCGCCAATGACCGAAGGAATCTTACCAGATATGAAATTGGAAGATCTTCTTAGAATTTATGACCAAGAGAAACTCAAGTTCTTGTCTTCATTTGTTGGACAGGTATCAAGGAGTAAGATTCAGTATCAATGCATTGGGAATTTCCATTGTTGCTGTAGTTACTTTACATGTTGAGTAACTTTCCTCATATAACCTTACGTTGCAGAAAATCAAGGTTAATGTGGTAGCGGCTGACAGAAAGTTTAGAAAGCTTCTCTTTTCTGTGAAGCCCAAAGAAAAGGAGGTAATTGTCGAGAAGAAAAGAAGTCTCATGGTAAGGCAAGGATATGGAAAATTGGAATCATTATCTGTTGGCCATATATCGTCCCACAATCGAATATGTGACTTAACCCTTGTTATGTTAAATGCTGAATAAAATGTTATGCTTTCAGATATGCTGCTAGGGTTTTGTTTGGTTTGGTCTTACCATTTTGCTTCAAACCCTCTCACATAAGAGTTTTTCTAGATGGACAATTTGATGattattattcttatttttttttgggataaccTAAGGGTGGAAACAGGCAGTCAACATGGGTATCGCCTTGAGTGTTACCAGGGGGTTGCTAATTGAGATGGACAATGTTTTAAATGCGTGGTTCTTGTGTTTTGGTGGCTGGTGTTTCAGTGGGGTGGCCAAGATTGGTTTTAATTGTATTGTGGGGGCAGGGTTAGTGTCCCAAATATGACATCCATGAGTTCAGAATGATCATTCGGGTTGTCTAGTAAAGATTTTTAGATTCAGTCTTCAGTTGCCCAGTGACTGATGCTACTGGTGGTGTATACGTTGAAATGGGATTGCTCCTCTTTTACTTACTCCAGTAGTTTGCTAtcctttgaaataataaagTGATCAAAGCACATCTTGATGAAATTTTATTTCAGTACTTGACATGATAGAATTTGTCACTAAGGCATAGCACTGTTTCTTATTGCAGGCCAAACTTCGCATAGGGGATGTTGTCAAATGTTGCATTACGAAGATCACATACTTCGGTATTTTTGTGGAGGTAGattattatgaattttctatctGGAAGGGAGCTCACTCAACGTTCTATGTTGGTGATGTCTGTACCTAAATGAAGCAGCTTCATAATGCAAAATCAAATCTCTTTGCTATTGGAATGATTTGGTGCTCTTAtcattgtttcttcttttattgaAATTCTTCAGGCTATGGATCTTGCATATGAGGCTGCTATAGCAAATTAGTTGTTTGAACAACAACTCCTTGAATTCGTCTATGTAGGTTGAAGGGGTGCCTGCATTAATTCACCAGACAGAAGTGTCATGGAATGCAACGTTGGATCCTATGTCGTATTTTAAGATTGGTCAGGTAATACAATCTATTTAATGACAAAACCTTTATTTCTTTATGATCATAGTTTGCAGGAAATTAGTCAGACTCTCTTATGTTTGCCTTTTCTATAAAAACTTCATATATTCGATTTGGATAGTGTTTGAGTTCGCCTATTTTCTGTTGGTGGCTTCCCGAGTTTTGCTGGCTGTGTACATGGTATACAAATTCAGTTATTCattgtaaaattttttatgtattCTTTCACTGTGGGTCCTTTTGGCTTTCTGACTTCTCAAGAAGATCAATTTGTAATCAGATTGTGGAGGCCAAAGTTCATCAACTGGATTTCGCACTTGAACGCATTTTCTTGTCACTGAAGGAAATTATGGTAATTTAGTTCCAAATTTTGGTGTAAAATGAGAAAACTTTCATATTTGTCCATCATTACAAGTGTTATTTCCTTATGGCAGCCCGATCCGCTGATTGGGGCCTTGGAGTCAGTGGTTGGTGATGGCAATTCATTCAATGAGAACCTGGAAGCTACACAAGCAGAATCCGAGGTTCCTAcgatcatcttttttttttttttggtcgaaacgaCAATCATCCTTTAATTAGAGCTTATTTTGCACTCATTGAACTATGCggttcttttgaccaaaaaaaaaaaaaaagaagagaactaTGTGGCTCTGATGAGAGCTGGTTGGTGTGTCCTAAAGATGTTTTTGGCATAGTGATTCTAAAGAACTCAGAAATAGGATAATGACAGCaaagtgattgttttgtctGTTGAAGTTAATTGCATAGAATTAGGTGGTTTACTTGATTCCACCTTTGAAATGTTGAAGAAAGTAATGGGTCACATGATGCATAGCCTAGTTGATTGCCTTTCCCCATTTTGCATCACTAAGCCTGGATGGTATTTGTTTTATCTTATGCTCGTTCAATTAGACAAAATGAAATTTGTCTCTACATGATCATACCAGAACATATGGTCTGGGAGTATTCATCAGTTGCTTTAAATTTAAGCAGTGGTTTGAAGTGGAGTCACTTATCAAGGAGCTGCAACAGATTGAAGGAGTGCAGACTGTGTCAAAAGGTCGTTTTTTCTTGAGCCCGGGTTTGGCCCCGACATTTCAGGTGGGTGTACATGAATGTTCAGTTCCTACTTGGTGCAAGGTTGTGGTTAAAACGGTACATGTAGGTTTACATCTTCGTGGAGATACTCGAGCTCATAGCATAATGGTCATTGTTCATTGCGCAGAAATTATGTTCTAGGTTGATGCATCTTTGTTCTGTTCTTTATAGTCTCCagaacaatttcatgagctcatATGGTTTTCATGTTTTTGATATTTGAGCACACCCAAAGACATCTCTAACTTTCATAGGATTAACTAGATTTTAATAGCTCCAAATTTCCTTGCCTCAGGTTCTTGGCACAAGCAAACATATCCAAGGAGATCCTTTTCTGATTTACCAGGACAGACTGttgtttttcttatgtttttgcTCTTTTAATATATGCTATCAAGTGACGACTGCAGATCTACGAATGCACAGAGAAATGTCTTTTATTATCTTCTTTAGCACATGTAAAGGAGGCATGTACTACTTACCCTTTTGATGAAGGCACACAAATGCACTGTgcactcttttgttttttttttttttttttttttgggcctagTGCATATTCAACACTTTTGATTGCTTGGATGCTGGCTGTTTTCGTGCTTTTCTTTCAGTGAAACTCTTACTTTAAGACAATAAAAGAACGTTATATTTGGTTATAACTGGTGGATTGTGCCCTTGCAATATGTCCCATGGTGCAGGTTTATATGGCGTCCATGTTTGAAAATCAATACAAATTACTGGCTCGATCTGGAAACAAAGTACAGGAGGTACGAGTTGAATTATATTCCATGGTTCTTTCACTCACGTCAGCTGTCGCGGGTGACATGTCACTGATGTGATCTCTGATTATTATGCAGGTAATAGTCGAAGCATCGTTGGACAAAGAAGAGATGAAATCCGTAATTTTGACGTGCACCAACCGAGTTGAGTAGCTTGCTCATCCTTTCTGCTAAGTCCATGCAATCACTTTCTTTCTGATGGACTTAAAATATCATTCATCTGGTGACTGTTCCACCAAGATACCAGCTGAAGCGGCATGTTAGCTCGGTATTGCGCTTTCGGAGCCAAAGAGCGTTAGGTGGATGTAGCTGTCCAAGATAAGCCAAGTCGTTGCCGTCTCTTTGGTTGTGGGGCGTTTGGGATTAGATACATTTTTCGAATCAGTTTTCTCACTTGACGTTGGACAGCGTGTAGATTCTTCAATATGCAAAGGAATTTATATTAGGTTCGCAAGGGAAGATCAAATTTGTAATGTTATCCTGTAAAGGGTGATGTCTAAAAGATTGGCAGAATGGTCTCATTTGGATCTCATCATTTCTTATACCAGTGGCAAGATGCTTATGCATTACATCGGTGTTCATCGCGGTTGATCGAGCAAAAGGAACTGGGGGTTACATGCTGCACTCGCATACGCATGACACAGCATTAAGTGTTTAATGCTTCGCGTGCGTGCAAGTTTCAGCCTCCTCATGAGCTACAGCTTTTGCTTATTCTGTGACAGTCATCTTCATACTTGATCTTGCATTCCCTGAGCTGGGATGATAGTCCGTCGCCTCCTTGCGTGCATTTGATCCTATTCCATGAGACCCGCATTGCATATTTCGTGGCCGTAGCAGTTCGCATCGGAGAGTTTGAGAACGCATAAGACAAGTTGATTGTCACTCGCGGCTGATTGCATGACCTAGGAAATGATATGTACGTGGAAAGCTCAGATTGATGTATGGAAGTTGAACTGAGTCGCACCACTTGGAAGAGGACTCCGCGTTTACATTCCGGTTGCGGCTTGAGACTTCCAGATCAGTAATTTAATTGGTTTGCGGAGATAGAATTCCATTTGGAAGAACAGTGTCATTCCATACGTACTCGAAGTGActgtataaaaaatttagacaaAATAGAATCATGTCTTGACGTATCGGGCTAAATCATTCCGAAACTCATATCAGCACAAGTCATTTATTCTC
The sequence above is drawn from the Rhodamnia argentea isolate NSW1041297 chromosome 9, ASM2092103v1, whole genome shotgun sequence genome and encodes:
- the LOC115756130 gene encoding uncharacterized protein LOC115756130; translated protein: MEASALTAVASIASSARKVDKSFAAINGSAPFPLRRRGSATGSFRLLGRFGRFTVLASKDEPKLNQWDQMELKFGRMLGEDPKLTMAKIMGRKANPDASYLEIEKSFYKKKGNIKEVPFEGTEEGNSSGSSDGLNLVRPVPKKGVKFQSDKPMASELKRPTPVVEKSKHSLKSSVPDVILRKPTVFNEDDVEDKPSKLRIKRNLSLQMSNQQVMKERFSDMTLLRKPQPTEVNSNLSREVDPTNDSGSVRGRNSELQMQNEEIKVEGNDFTLMKKPEAVTDNHGQVGYSEALTTADGGEKGLESVSGETTATTGEFEASSASADVPLYRAEPKDDVVLGSQLHEKNNVDSGVNFAMTTALQGKPKRMGENIRGISNSDRVEASTPAFDHHGDDFELGSVSGNPALEDREDADWTRAEHLVRTGEREEVELLSSSTRGFVVSFGSLIGFLPYRSLAARWKFLAFESWLSQKGLDPSKYRQNLGVIGSYDVSGNSSSTSKRLNPEDVPPMTEGILPDMKLEDLLRIYDQEKLKFLSSFVGQKIKVNVVAADRKFRKLLFSVKPKEKEVIVEKKRSLMAKLRIGDVVKCCITKITYFGIFVEVEGVPALIHQTEVSWNATLDPMSYFKIGQIVEAKVHQLDFALERIFLSLKEIMPDPLIGALESVVGDGNSFNENLEATQAESEWFEVESLIKELQQIEGVQTVSKGRFFLSPGLAPTFQVYMASMFENQYKLLARSGNKVQEVIVEASLDKEEMKSVILTCTNRVE